CAGAGAAGCAGTTCTTTTCAGACGTCTTTTTCCCTCACATCCAGGAAATAGACAAAGAGCTTCGAGATCCTTTGATGCATTATGTCTTGAATGAGAAACTGGAAGATTTTGCATCAATCCTCAGGGTAACTCCTTGTATCCCATGTTCTGGTCCCAGTAAGGAACTGGTTTTACCTTCCAGACTCATTCACCCAGAGGGAAGAGTTGCCAAACTCTACAACACTGATGATGGAAGATTTCCTGAAGGAACTTCTAAAGACTACCTAAACCCTGTGTGCTTAGTGAAGCTCGTGCAGTTAGGCATGGTGAAGGATGATCTGTCTTGGGAAGATCTGATTGAACGTGCTGAATCTGTTCCTGACCTTAATGAGAATGATCACACAGCTGCATGTGTTCGCACCAGTATACTACTCAGTCTCATTGATGAGAAACTGAAGATGAGAGACCCAGGAGCTGTTGAGCTCTTAGAAAAGCTACAGGACATCAAGTTCCTTCCATTTCTAACAAGACCTGCAGGGTTCTCACTACCGTGGCATGGAAATAACTTTTCCCCAACAACAATGTTCTCTGCCAGAGAGCTCTTTACAACTGAACATCAGGACACAGTCTGTCTGATGAAGCCAATCCTGAACGAGAACTCCCCGTCTTTCAAAGGTTGTGGTGCGATGTCATTGGCTGTGAAAGACTGTCTTGGTCTAATAAGGAAACCCTCAGTTGAACTGGTCATCAGCCAACTAAAGAAACTATCTCAGTCATTCGATGGTGTCACACTGTATCaagaaaacataacaaatgccTGTTACAAGTATCTACATGAGGAGATGCTACAGGATGAAAATGCAAAGGGGCAAATAACTGAGGAACTGAAAGCGTTCAACTCCATTCTGGTGGAGAACACATATGTCAGTCCCTCCAAAGTTGCATTCCACCTGAATTTTGATGCAGCTCCACACCTTTATCAGCTCCctaacaaatacagaaacagcTGTCGTGAGCTCTTTGAAAATGTCGGGGTACAGCCAAGCTTCAAAGTCGAGGATTTCTCAGCAGTTCTTGAATTTGTGAAGCAAGAATGCGGACGAAGAGCTCTCACTGAGGAGAACTTCCAGCTGTGCCGCAGAATTATCAGTGAAGGAATTTGGAGCTTGATACgagacaaaaaacaagaatacTGCCAAGCAAATTATGGTGGGATTCTTCTACCTGACTCCAATCTGACATTGCAGCCATCAAAGTCACTATGCTACAATGACTGCCCTTGGATCAAAGTCAGAGACAGTTCTGTAAAATACTGTCATGGGGATATTCCAAGAGAGGTTGCTGTGAAACTAGGAGCAGTCCCAAAACGTCACAAAGCCTTGGAGAGGTATGCCTCAAATATCTGCTTCACTCAACTTGGAAGTGAGTTTGGGCAGAAAGAAAAACTCACAAGTAGAATTAAAAGCATTCTGAATGCTTATCCATCAGAAAAAGAGATGCTGAAAGAGCTGCTTCAAAATGCAGATGATGCCAAAGCCACTGaaatttactttgtttttgatCCGAGAACACACCCCGCAGACAGAATATTTGATGATAAATGGATTCCAATGCAAGGCCCTGCACTCTGTGTATTTAACAATCAGCCTTTCACAGAGGATGATATCAGAGGTATACAGAACCTCGGAAGAGGAACAAAAGAGGCAAATCCAGGCAAAACTGGTCAGTACGGCATAGGATTCAACTCTGTCTATCACATCACTGACTGCCCCTCCTTCATTTCAAACAATGACATTCTGTGCATATTTGATCCACATGCACAGTATGCACCTGGGGCAACATCTGTGAGTCCTGGAAGGATGTTTAGAGATTTGGACTCAGACTTCAGATCTCAGTTTTCAGATGTTCTTAATCTTTACTTGGGGGTTCATTTTAAGTTAGAACGTAGCACAATGTTCAGATTCCCCATCCGCTCCACAGAGATGGCAAAGACATCAGAGATCAGTCCTGTCCCTGCATCTGACAGAATGGTGCAAAACCTTCTGGATAAGCTAAAAACTGATGGCGTAGAGCTTCTGATGTTCCTCAACCACATGGAGAAAATATCAATCTGTGAAATTGATAGTGCAACAGGAGAACTGAAAGTTCTCTATTCTGTAACTGCTAAAATAACTGATGGTGATCGGTTAAAGCGCAAACAGTTTCATGCCTCAGTCATTGATAGTGTGACCAAAAAGAAGCAGATCCCTGCTATCCCAGTCCAACAGATAACCTACACAATGGACATACAGGACACTGATGGCAATTTAACTACATGGATGATCTGCAACCGATCTGGCTTCCCTAACAttgaaaatgtctcaaaaaGTGTGATCTCAGCTCACAAAAATGAAGACATAACTCTATTTCCACGTGGAGGGGTAGCTGCATGTGTAAGCCATAACTACAAAAAACCCCACAGAGCCTTCTGCTTTCTGCCCCTTTCACTGGAGACTGGCCTGCCATTTCATGTCAATGGGCATTTTGCCCTAGACTCTGCTAGAAGAAACCTGTGGAGAGATGACAACGGAGTGGGGGTAAGGAGTGACTGGAATAACAATTTGATGACATCGCTGATAGCGCCTGCCTGTGTGGAACTGCTGATTCAGCTTAAGCGTCGATGCTTCCCAGGTCCTGATCCCACCATGACTGTACTACAAGGAACACCGCTTCATGTTGTTAAAGATACTTTAAGAAAATTTCTGTTCTTCTTCCCTGTCAACAGACTTGATATACAACCAGATTGGTACTGCCTGGTTAAAGCTGTGTACAACAGTATCCATGCTGACCTGAAGCGCCTGCTGCCTGTAGTCAGAGCACCACATATTGACAACTCTGACATGCACtctgtcatttacatttcatgGGTGAATACATCCGCTGCAAACAAAGGCAGAGCTCTTTTTGACAATCTGCTACAAGATGAGCTTCAGCACTTGAAAAACACAGAGTACAACATCACCTCAAGGAAGtctgtggctgaaaatgttTACAGGCTGAAAACCTTGCTTCTGGATATTGGTTTGAACCTGGTTCACAGTTGCGATGAGACTGCAAATCTCTACTTCTGTTTGGAAGATTCAGGGATACCAGTAAGTTATGTCACACCAGAGGACGTCCGCAACTTTCTTCACACTTTCTCATCACCAGACACCTCTTGCCATGTTGGAAAACTTCCCTGCCGTCTCCAACAGTCAAACTACAAGCTTATTCATAACTTGAAGCTTCTGGTTGACTACTGCTTCAAAGATATTGAGGtggatgaaaacaaaattgaGGGTTTGCCTCTGTTGATAACAATGGACAATATGGTTCAGGTGTTTGATTCCAAGAGACCAAAGTTCCTGACAACACATCATGAGCTGATCTcacagaggaaggaaatgttcatgaatacattttacatcAGGTACAGCAACATCCTGTTGAAGACGGGGGCTGCAAAGATCTTTGACATCAGCAGCTTTGGTGACCTACTGGGGTCCGTTCTTCCAAGAGAGTATCGAACAAGGATCCCTGTAAAGTGGAGAGACACTTTTGCAAGTGAATCCTGGCTAAAGAGTGTGTGGAACTTCATCAGTGAGAATATCGCTGTTAAGGAGGACCAGATTGATATCAAACCCAGTTTTGACACAGTGCTTGACATCCTGAAAGACTGGGCGTTGTTACCTGGAATCAAATTCATGGCAAGAGAAAAGCTGGTTGTCCCTGAGCATGATGTGCTTTTACCTCTGAGTTTGATGAACATAGCCATATTTCCACATGGCCAAAATGACAAAGTCTTTCACACCCTAATGAAAGCAGGGTGCATTCAGCTTGCAGTGAACAAAATCTGTGTTAAAGAGAATCCCATCATGCCTTTTCTGGCACAACATACAGCAAACATTGAAAATCCATCAAGTGTTCTGAAAGCTTTGGAGTACATGATTCAGACATCTGCATTCAAAGCAGCAAACCTGACTGACAAGGACTTTGAGGctcttctgttgtatttcaATTGCAACTTGGCTAACCTCACACAGCAGGATGCACAGAGTCTAAAACTCCTCCCATGCTTTAAATCTGTTAGTGGGAGATACATCAGCATTGCAAACTATGGATCAACCTATGTCCTTGCAAAAAGCATCCCCAGTACGGACATAGACAAATGGGCTCACACAGCCTCCTTTGCCTTTCTTGCTGACAGTCCACAGCTGAAAGAACTGTACACCTTCCTCGGCTGCATGCCAATCGATGACTTGGAAATCTACCTTCAACATCTCCTGCCAAAGTTTGAAAATCTGTCCTACGATGCCAAAGTTGAACACATTGTCTATTTGAAGGAGAGACTTTTGTCAATGGAAGAATCATGCGAAGTAAAGGATCAGCTTTATGAGAAATTAGAGGGACTGACATTCATCTACGACTACTCAAACAGACTCAGGCCAACCAAGTTTTTCTATGATGAGACAGTGAAGGTGTTTGAAGTTATGCTACCTGCAAAGTCATTCATACCAAGTGACTTCTTCAAGAAAGTTGAGCAAGTGTCAAAGCCCAAGAATGGGACATTGTTGCTCACATCATGGATAACCTTTCTGAGAAATATTGGTCTCAAGCATGAAGTGTCACAGCAGCAAGTTCTTCAGTTTGCAAAAGAGGTCAGCATCAAATCCCAAACGGAGAGCTGGACCAAAGAAAAAGTGCAAACCATTGTCGATGTTCTCTTGAACCATATTTTCACAGAGAGGACAGACCTGTTCCAGGGTACTTTTCTGAAAGAGCTCTCAATGATATCATTCCTGTGTCCTGAGAGAGCCCCCAAAGAACTCATCAAGCTTCATTCACAGTACCAAGAGATGAGCGGCACACTTCCTCTGATTCGTTTCAGTGGGTCTCAGGTTAATCCAAAATTCAAGCAAACAGATATCATTCACTTGCTCTGGACATCTTGTCCAATTCTACCTGAAAAAGCTACACCATCATGCATTAAGGACCAGGAGGAGAGCACTCTCCCTGGACAGGAACAACTTGACCAAGTGCTGAACATGCTAGGTGTCAACTTGGACCCACCGTTGGAGAAAGTCATAAGCAACTGCAAGAACATTTGCAACATATCCAATCCAGATGATGAAATGGTGAAAACCAGGAACAAAGTCTTAAGGTCCACTTATGAGTTCCTCAATGCAGATAAAAGAGATTTTCGCTACCAGCTTCGTGGGGTGGCTTTTGTCATGGTTGAAGATGGGTGGAAGTTGCTGAAACCTGAAGAGGTCGTGATTAATTTGGACAATGAATCTGACTTCAAACCCTACTTGTACAAATTACCTCTAGAACTTGGTACCTTTCATCAACTTTTTAAACTTCTTGGCACAGAGGATGTTGTGTCAACTAAACAATATGTTGAAGTGCTGTGGCGAATTTACAGAAGTTCAGAGGGCAAGCAGCTTGACCCAAATGAAATGAGAACTGTGAAAAGGGCTGTTTCAGGATTGTTCAAGTCTCTTCATAATGATCCAGTAGAAATCCGCAAAGATCTTGAGAGTATAAGAGATTTGATATTTTATCTGCCAAGCCATGATGGTAGATTAGCAAAATCCAATAGTTTGGTGTTCGATGATGCCCCACACTACAAGAGCAGAATTCAGGGTAATGTTGGGGTTCAGATGCTTGTAGACATGAGCCAGTGCTATCTGGGCAAAGATCATGCTTTCCATACAAAGCTGATTATGCTGCTTCCACAGAAATTAAGGCCAAGACTGTTGAGTAGCATTCTTGAAGAGCAACTCGATGAAGACTCACCAAAAATGTGCCAGTTCGGAGCTCTGTGTTCACTTCAAGGTCGCCTCCAGCTATTGCTGTCATCTGAGCAGTTCATCACAGGACTGATCAGAATAATGAAACATGAGAATGAAAATGCATACCTTGTGAATGAGGAAAAAGCCATACGTCTctgcaaagcactttgtgaaGGATTGAAAGTATCTTGTTTTGAGAAACTCCAGACGACATTAAGAGTGAAAGGATGTAGTCCCATCCCACACAGCTGCAGTGAAACACTTGCCTTCCTCAAGAGGTATGGGACAGCTGTGATTCACCTCTACATCCAGCACTCAGACAGCAAAGACATTAATTTTCTCTTAGCACTGGCTATGACATTGAAATCTGCTACAGACAATTTGATTTCTGACACATCCTATCTAATTGCCATGTTGGGCTGCAATGACATCTACAGAATCACAGAGAAGCTGGACAACCTTGGTGTAAAATATGATTCAACAGAGCCTTCAAAACTTGAGCTACCCCTCCCTGGAACCCCCATACCAGCTGAGATACATCACACTCTCCTCATGGATCCAATGAATGTATTTTATCCAGGAGAATATGTTGGTTACCTTGTAGACTCTGAAGGTGGAGATGTGTATGGGTCCTATCAGCCCACCTATACATACGCCATCATTGTTCAAGAAgtagaaagagaagaggaggaaaacacaATTTTCCTTGGAAAATGCTTCCAGATTGACATTGGTTACAGTGAGTACAAAATAGTCAGTTCTCTTGACTTGTACAAATTCTCAAGGCAAGATGAAAGTGCCCATGTACGGGACACCAATGCCCCATCGACTCCTACAAGCCCAGACAGTCGCACCCCTGGTCTACGAATGATCCCTCCTCTTTTTGCTGGGAAGGAAAACCACAGACCACCCCCACAAAAGCAGTCTCCAAAAAAGATCAAACTTCATGCTTTGCCGGACATTTTGAAAGAAGTGACCTTAGTAGTTGAACAAGCTTGGAAGCTTTCTGacgcagagagaaaaaagataaTCCGCCGATTGTATCTCAAGTGGCATCCAGACAAAAATGCAGAGAATCTGGATATTGCCACAGAAGTCTTCAAGCACTTACAGAATGAGATAAACAGGATGGAAAAACAGACTTTGGCTGATCAGCAAAATACAGACAGAGCTTCCAGGAGATCCTTCTCCACATCATCAACTCGTTTCCAATCAGAGAAGTTCTCATTTCAAAGGTTTTATTCATCGTGGAACCAAGAAGCAACAAGTCACAAGTCAGAGAGGCAACAGTTCAGGGAACATTATACAAGCTATGCAGGTTCATCACACTCACACCGTTTCTTTGTGCCCCCAACTTTCAAGACAGTTGGAAATCCTGTGGAAGCTCGCAGGTGGCTGAGGCAAGCCAGAGCTAACTACTCCGCTGCTCGGAATGATCTTCATAAAAACGCAAATGAGTGGGTTTGTTTCAAATGCTACCTGGCCACAAAGCTTGCACTGATAGCTGCTGACTATGCAGTCAGAGGAAAGTCTGATAAAGATGTGAAACCGACAGCCCTGGCGCAAAAAGTGGAGGAGTACAACTCTCACTTAACAGGACTTGCCAATGATGTTCAGATCCTGGAAGGATATGGTGTGGACAGTCTGAGAACTCGTTATCCTGATCTCCTGCCATTTCCACAAATCCCCAATGACAGATACACATCTGAGGTAGCAATGAGAGTGATGGAATGTACCGCACGGATTATTATAAAGCTTGAAAGCTTTGTGcagcaaaaaatataattactgtTGTTCAAGATGACAATGAAACTATAGTATGCATTGATcctctgtggcacagaggacACCTGTGGCTGTGTGCAATACAAATCATGTACATCATTttgaataaaactgaagtaTCCAGCTGGCAGCTTATGGTACATATGCAGTTTCTACCTATGGTGGTGCTGTGGCCcatgcacagaaaataaatgtatggCTCCCATAACCTATTAGGCTGTCTCAATATAGATTTGCtgtaatatgtgaaaaaagaaaatctgcatatgctgtacatacagatgCCTCAGCAATACGTTTTGTTTACCAAAGTCCCCCACATTGAGTTAGATTTAAAAATATGCTgctttttttactttatattttataaaaaaatatataaatacatatattttcttGCTACAGAAAACCAGTTGAGTGAGTGTACTCAAAGGATGCCCTTATAAATGAAGAAATCTCTAAATGTCAAATACTGCAATTACTGTCATGCAATGTGTCCTAATTGCAAGATCTAAGCAAGTCAAGGAAATTACaatcatgtttttaaatagtctttttttgtatttctcgGTTGATTTCATATCATTTCTGTAAAAGTTGTAAATTTTATGTAACATAGGCGTTCACTTGTTTATGGACAAAGCACTTTTTTGAGACTTCTCATGTACACGCACTTGCACTTGTAGAGAGCTCGTGTCACCCCAGCATCTCGGGAGAATCCAACTGTGAATTGAAAAACTTAATGTTACTTTAAACAcaagtggttttttttttattggggATATGTTTTGTTATAGCTACGTTAAATGTTGTGCTCTATACAGTAATATTTGGTGACTATtatgcatcatttcctgttcaTATGAACCTAGTGTGCTCTGGGGCCCTAAGGAGAGTGAGTCTCCTGGTTTGATAACTAGGACAGAGTAAGGACTGTAGCTCAGCTTTTGCTTAAACAAGTCATCCAAAAGTTTCTTTCTGCAGTGATGGCATGTTTGGGAATAATCAGTAGGACAGTTTGATAGAATGAAGAGCCATATATATGCTATCATTTGGGCACAACCCTTAGCATGTAAACTTCTGCCAGCATGAAACCATGTTCATACAGTTTTTGTGATTTGAACTTTGTCTGGTTTAAGGAACATAAAACGGCACCAAACTGTGGTGCTTGTAtgtttttaccattttaccAGATTTGTTTTACCTTTGATTTGAAGGACTATACATACACAGACCACAtcatgtaaatgtcattttgaaacataatttaaaatgtgcttCTTGGTATCTGTTGTCTTATTACACCTCAAGCTTGAGGTGACTCAGCCAAGAGATTCCCCTTGAATAAACCTTGGAGAACCTTGTGTATCATACATGATGATGTACACTGTGCCATAGAAAGGCCTAATAAATTCACCTTAAAtaaatgttgtctgtttttgtttctaggctcatttatttttaaacaacataatattttaattatttgtctATAAATGCAGGACTAACTAATCTCTGGCTTtagtattttacagtattttagaGATACATTTGTGGCattatgctgtttttaaatacacatGCCCACAATCTGATTTTCTGACATGGCATCTTTTCATTGCAGTCAAACATTGGACTTGGGAAATGTTAAATTCTGAGCCAGATCTTGCATATCATGTGAGCAGGTACTGCTAAGGTTATGACCAGGCTAGCTGATATTTGATAAGTATCGTCATGTATGGATGTGCACAAATGCCACAGATCTATGCTGCAACAAAGTTTGACCCACTCCACAGGATCAGAAAGTGCTCTTGTGGCTTGCTGGTGTAATTTCCTCCATCTTTGCTGATTGTCACactgtctgttttgtgtgtcttgatGGTACTGCAGAGCTTTTCCACTAGAGAGCATCAGAGAGCCAACAAATGTGTTAAGGAAGTGATGAATCCTTCACTATACAGCTCATGTGCACAGCAGAAAACAAGAAGCAGTGGaatatatattatgtaataaATTTAGAGACTGCCAGGACTTTGGTACCCTTTTGTCTTtatgatttaaattaaaaaacaagagaCCAGAGAAacaaatatcagaaaatg
This is a stretch of genomic DNA from Thunnus albacares chromosome 6, fThuAlb1.1, whole genome shotgun sequence. It encodes these proteins:
- the sacs gene encoding sacsin isoform X2, which translates into the protein MANCPDPWLPWVTVRHEYLGPRSYQVSPFTSVGDVKQLLYEQTNLPVKEQRLTHNGRVLDDTAQVGTLVPTGSPEVSVTLEGRGLKGGGRFGQTTPPLVEFLKDILRRYPEGGQILKELIQNAEDAGATEVKFMYDETEYGVESLWSPDMAQHQGTALYVYNDAVFTVEDWNGIQEIARSRKRDDPLKVGRFGIGFNSVYHITDVPSIFSGDQIAMLDPHQTLFGVHESGQCWNLKTDIKEITELADQFSPYVGMFESSEKTIKDGSFPGTIFRFPLRMKPSQLSGNIYNKEKVLELFESFKADADTVLLFLKSVQKISLHVRESDGTERMLFQVTATENTDDKQERPNSLKTLGQAIDSYSNGVPSSTVTCVTYQVNIETQDETTKETQRMTWLVCNGVGGRGMCAELDSLADDLKFMPTIGIALPLTLINREDKGATSGFSGRAFCFLPLPPGEESETGLPVHVSGFFGLTDNRRSIKWREVDQWRDPAALWNELLIITVIPRAYFTLITEAIKRVQTKKDQDFPLSPRGTYGAWPDPKRVKSRWKPILQPLFHDLLQHQVIYSLSESWIRVDQAVFTELDTDEDTSETVINYLQSSGTQVAKVPAAVDPVLAAYVTESTEVRKVTPSLVRQVIRKYKHKGPSQEKLLLLEFVLSDANYSDLIGLELLPLQDETFTTFSSSVTEKDAIYIASEEYPRSLYPGLEDRFILENIKPSVMDRLKTAAKSRGRPCTQLQVLNSERSARLIKEILSTPWPTREFIVQWEPGNRELKHPTVSWLKMIWKHLYIHFADDLSTFDDMPLIPLVPLEESMDKVQLLRLKIPSPIILVDEEEAPLSETLLGIMEKLGAVVIRKLDPCLQHPLLKNYIHSSSPGMLLQIMNRLSTKRLASQVLSFSVKEKITLRNFLAGLSDITEKEKHTLLELSIFEKVGACSEGTLAFTSLRGARALHHRAKYPPDVKLSVNLVSCCDEESIRLIKMLNVEQVKTTECLKMIVQDIERGFYTTDEITQIMLWALKHLAFLKNENSSVIGWLSTLKFIQLSCGKLVTASDLFDPELEILQNLFYMEEKTRFPTSTFTSSPDILHSLRQLGLRNEVQLSEKDVLQVAKKIEELQSSKEVEWDFIIQKAKKLLQILNRQTKLVKSADAQASLQKLKWVPVCKERPPTYPKSLAWVGDTLNICSLSEMCDISHAVLVGSSVALVEHTSAGMKKALKLTVEPQVDQVLQHLKAVNDWHKSQAFTTEDWYQFQQILFEIYGFMQAHLEDAREAMKSLPFDWVWTGKTFSSPGHTVLKPLPDLDLQPYLYSLPKTIRKFHKLFKFCGSVEEVVSSHVFEVISTIQQRCQGDITKQESKHDILLLINILRWLYSNQIHVDTDMHVPILCYKDPNKLAMKPIHECTYCDIKVDDLNDLLEDASEPIILVHDDIPMKTAEWLKVPCLSTRLINPENLGFEQSGQREPLTVRIKNILEEYPSVADIFKELLQNADDASATECSFLIDMRKNTDIRENLLDPGMIVCHGPSLWSFNNSVFTDTDFLNITRLGGSVKRCEADKVGKFGLGFNSVYHITDIPIIMSREFMIMFDPNINHISKHIRDTSNPGIKINWSKQQKRLRKFPNQFKPFINVFNCQLPLAQDSPYKYNGTLFRLPFRTEQEASVSEISTLYYNTTDIYSLVDEFSICGHRFILFTQHVGSMVLKYLKYEETNPAGAQDVVTINKSVWSSKASYGPLSILKSAAKVMKKVASTNRVPADVPKSGCIIRVVVEEFHNVFKRIVDLHSPLFRGSEEDPNQYFEMAAKGIQTRRLTDEMPQKAVEVTNWLICSCMDVTEALKFSLNDSGKRLGLVPCGGVAVLLSEEENRKWTVKTSTTPIGEVFCYLPLRIKTGLPVHINGCFAVTSNRKEIWKTDTKGQWNSVFMRHVIVQSYLAALTMLHLMAESGELLDYSYYAAWPDPSQVHDDFTLISQGVYQEIAKGGDSEQAKFFSDGKTWVSIKYVRFLDDALLCRPDIGPAAFKIFLKYLKKSGSQNLCAVELPDWVKEGFDDAGCKGKLMENTLTEKQFFSDVFFPHIQEIDKELRDPLMHYVLNEKLEDFASILRVTPCIPCSGPSKELVLPSRLIHPEGRVAKLYNTDDGRFPEGTSKDYLNPVCLVKLVQLGMVKDDLSWEDLIERAESVPDLNENDHTAACVRTSILLSLIDEKLKMRDPGAVELLEKLQDIKFLPFLTRPAGFSLPWHGNNFSPTTMFSARELFTTEHQDTVCLMKPILNENSPSFKGCGAMSLAVKDCLGLIRKPSVELVISQLKKLSQSFDGVTLYQENITNACYKYLHEEMLQDENAKGQITEELKAFNSILVENTYVSPSKVAFHLNFDAAPHLYQLPNKYRNSCRELFENVGVQPSFKVEDFSAVLEFVKQECGRRALTEENFQLCRRIISEGIWSLIRDKKQEYCQANYGGILLPDSNLTLQPSKSLCYNDCPWIKVRDSSVKYCHGDIPREVAVKLGAVPKRHKALERYASNICFTQLGSEFGQKEKLTSRIKSILNAYPSEKEMLKELLQNADDAKATEIYFVFDPRTHPADRIFDDKWIPMQGPALCVFNNQPFTEDDIRGIQNLGRGTKEANPGKTGQYGIGFNSVYHITDCPSFISNNDILCIFDPHAQYAPGATSVSPGRMFRDLDSDFRSQFSDVLNLYLGVHFKLERSTMFRFPIRSTEMAKTSEISPVPASDRMVQNLLDKLKTDGVELLMFLNHMEKISICEIDSATGELKVLYSVTAKITDGDRLKRKQFHASVIDSVTKKKQIPAIPVQQITYTMDIQDTDGNLTTWMICNRSGFPNIENVSKSVISAHKNEDITLFPRGGVAACVSHNYKKPHRAFCFLPLSLETGLPFHVNGHFALDSARRNLWRDDNGVGVRSDWNNNLMTSLIAPACVELLIQLKRRCFPGPDPTMTVLQGTPLHVVKDTLRKFLFFFPVNRLDIQPDWYCLVKAVYNSIHADLKRLLPVVRAPHIDNSDMHSVIYISWVNTSAANKGRALFDNLLQDELQHLKNTEYNITSRKSVAENVYRLKTLLLDIGLNLVHSCDETANLYFCLEDSGIPVSYVTPEDVRNFLHTFSSPDTSCHVGKLPCRLQQSNYKLIHNLKLLVDYCFKDIEVDENKIEGLPLLITMDNMVQVFDSKRPKFLTTHHELISQRKEMFMNTFYIRYSNILLKTGAAKIFDISSFGDLLGSVLPREYRTRIPVKWRDTFASESWLKSVWNFISENIAVKEDQIDIKPSFDTVLDILKDWALLPGIKFMAREKLVVPEHDVLLPLSLMNIAIFPHGQNDKVFHTLMKAGCIQLAVNKICVKENPIMPFLAQHTANIENPSSVLKALEYMIQTSAFKAANLTDKDFEALLLYFNCNLANLTQQDAQSLKLLPCFKSVSGRYISIANYGSTYVLAKSIPSTDIDKWAHTASFAFLADSPQLKELYTFLGCMPIDDLEIYLQHLLPKFENLSYDAKVEHIVYLKERLLSMEESCEVKDQLYEKLEGLTFIYDYSNRLRPTKFFYDETVKVFEVMLPAKSFIPSDFFKKVEQVSKPKNGTLLLTSWITFLRNIGLKHEVSQQQVLQFAKEVSIKSQTESWTKEKVQTIVDVLLNHIFTERTDLFQGTFLKELSMISFLCPERAPKELIKLHSQYQEMSGTLPLIRFSGSQVNPKFKQTDIIHLLWTSCPILPEKATPSCIKDQEESTLPGQEQLDQVLNMLGVNLDPPLEKVISNCKNICNISNPDDEMVKTRNKVLRSTYEFLNADKRDFRYQLRGVAFVMVEDGWKLLKPEEVVINLDNESDFKPYLYKLPLELGTFHQLFKLLGTEDVVSTKQYVEVLWRIYRSSEGKQLDPNEMRTVKRAVSGLFKSLHNDPVEIRKDLESIRDLIFYLPSHDGRLAKSNSLVFDDAPHYKSRIQGNVGVQMLVDMSQCYLGKDHAFHTKLIMLLPQKLRPRLLSSILEEQLDEDSPKMCQFGALCSLQGRLQLLLSSEQFITGLIRIMKHENENAYLVNEEKAIRLCKALCEGLKVSCFEKLQTTLRVKGCSPIPHSCSETLAFLKRYGTAVIHLYIQHSDSKDINFLLALAMTLKSATDNLISDTSYLIAMLGCNDIYRITEKLDNLGVKYDSTEPSKLELPLPGTPIPAEIHHTLLMDPMNVFYPGEYVGYLVDSEGGDVYGSYQPTYTYAIIVQEVEREEEENTIFLGKCFQIDIGYSEYKIVSSLDLYKFSRQDESAHVRDTNAPSTPTSPDSRTPGLRMIPPLFAGKENHRPPPQKQSPKKIKLHALPDILKEVTLVVEQAWKLSDAERKKIIRRLYLKWHPDKNAENLDIATEVFKHLQNEINRMEKQTLADQQNTDRASRRSFSTSSTRFQSEKFSFQRFYSSWNQEATSHKSERQQFREHYTSYAGSSHSHRFFVPPTFKTVGNPVEARRWLRQARANYSAARNDLHKNANEWVCFKCYLATKLALIAADYAVRGKSDKDVKPTALAQKVEEYNSHLTGLANDVQILEGYGVDSLRTRYPDLLPFPQIPNDRYTSEVAMRVMECTARIIIKLESFVQQKI